One genomic window of Sphingomonas ginsengisoli An et al. 2013 includes the following:
- the lipA gene encoding lipoyl synthase: MNAPAGLPTPPKQRKPDWIRVKAPVSEGYAQTRKLMRDLNLATVCEEAACPNIGECWTKKHATVMILGDTCTRACAFCNVRTGMPRAVDLLEPQNTAIAAAQLGLEHIVITSVDRDDLPDGGASQFVKVIEALRRETPNTTIEILTPDFRNKSEEAVSRIVDAGPDVYNHNLETVPRLYPTIRPGARYYASLRLLEQVKRLSPTIFTKSGVMVGLGEQRLEVHQVMDDMRSAGIDFLTMGQYLQPTPRHATVEEFVTPDAFKAYASIARAKGFLLVAASPLTRSSYHAGDDFKKMQAARAEQSAKLR; encoded by the coding sequence ATGAACGCACCCGCTGGCCTCCCCACGCCTCCGAAGCAGCGCAAGCCCGACTGGATACGCGTCAAGGCGCCCGTCAGCGAAGGCTATGCCCAGACGCGCAAGCTGATGCGCGATCTGAACCTCGCGACCGTTTGCGAAGAGGCCGCCTGCCCCAACATCGGTGAGTGCTGGACCAAGAAGCACGCCACGGTGATGATCCTTGGCGATACCTGCACCCGGGCCTGCGCCTTCTGCAACGTCAGGACCGGCATGCCCCGCGCGGTCGACCTGCTCGAGCCGCAGAACACCGCAATTGCGGCTGCACAGCTCGGGCTCGAGCACATCGTCATCACCAGTGTCGACCGCGACGACCTGCCCGACGGCGGCGCCTCGCAGTTCGTCAAGGTGATCGAGGCACTGCGCCGCGAGACGCCCAACACCACGATCGAGATCCTTACCCCCGATTTTCGCAACAAGTCGGAAGAGGCGGTGTCGCGAATCGTCGATGCCGGTCCCGATGTCTACAACCACAACCTCGAGACAGTGCCGCGGCTCTATCCGACCATCCGGCCAGGCGCGCGCTATTATGCGTCGCTGCGGCTGCTCGAGCAGGTCAAGCGCCTGAGCCCGACCATCTTTACCAAGTCGGGGGTGATGGTCGGCCTGGGTGAGCAGCGCCTCGAAGTGCACCAGGTGATGGATGACATGCGCTCGGCGGGGATCGATTTCCTGACCATGGGCCAGTATCTCCAGCCGACCCCGCGCCATGCGACGGTCGAGGAGTTCGTCACTCCAGACGCGTTCAAGGCCTATGCCTCGATCGCGCGCGCCAAGGGCTTCCTGTTGGTCGCGGCATCGCCGCTGACCCGCTCGAGCTATCACGCCGGGGACGATTTCAAGAAGATGCAGGCCGCCCGCGCCGAGCAGAGCGCCAAGCTGCGCTGA
- a CDS encoding type II toxin-antitoxin system RatA family toxin: protein MPRHSEVKHLPYTPEQLFELVADVKRYAEFLPWVTAVRVRSSSETELVADLIVGFGAFKERFTSKVAKHRPDRIVVDYVEGPLKYLHNEWRFVPAADGGTDVHFSVDFAFRSRIFEAVAGQVFDRALRKMTGAFEQRAASLYGSSSSSAQSAA, encoded by the coding sequence ATGCCGCGTCACAGCGAGGTCAAGCATCTGCCCTACACGCCCGAGCAGCTGTTCGAGCTGGTCGCGGACGTAAAGCGCTACGCCGAGTTCCTCCCGTGGGTAACTGCGGTCCGAGTGCGCTCGTCGAGCGAGACCGAGTTGGTCGCCGACCTCATCGTCGGCTTCGGGGCCTTCAAGGAACGCTTTACCAGCAAGGTCGCCAAGCATCGACCCGACCGGATCGTGGTCGACTATGTCGAGGGCCCGCTCAAATATCTTCATAATGAGTGGCGCTTCGTGCCCGCGGCCGATGGCGGCACCGACGTGCATTTCTCGGTCGATTTCGCCTTTCGCTCGCGAATTTTCGAGGCGGTCGCCGGACAGGTGTTCGACCGCGCGCTGAGGAAAATGACCGGCGCCTTCGAGCAGCGCGCCGCTAGCCTCTATGGCTCTAGCAGCTCGAGCGCGCAAAGCGCCGCCTGA
- a CDS encoding CinA family protein, producing the protein MDSLLPERLVAKARDVVERNRAAGRTIALAESCTGGLVSAALTEIAGSSDVFLASYVVYSNEAKMAALKVSEDVVGTFGAVSVATAWAMARGALLSSGADVAVAITGIAGPGGGTPTKPVGTVVFARAERDEDPSKIVADSRLFDAAEGRAGIRLQAALCALELLEP; encoded by the coding sequence ATGGACAGCCTGCTTCCCGAACGCCTCGTCGCCAAGGCTCGCGACGTGGTCGAACGCAACCGCGCCGCCGGGCGCACGATCGCCTTGGCGGAAAGCTGCACTGGCGGACTGGTGAGCGCGGCGCTGACCGAGATCGCCGGCTCGTCAGACGTCTTCCTGGCGAGCTACGTGGTCTATTCGAACGAGGCCAAGATGGCCGCGCTCAAGGTTAGCGAAGACGTGGTCGGGACGTTTGGCGCCGTCAGCGTCGCGACCGCTTGGGCGATGGCGCGCGGCGCCCTACTCTCGTCCGGAGCGGATGTGGCGGTGGCGATCACTGGCATCGCCGGGCCCGGGGGCGGAACGCCGACCAAGCCGGTCGGAACCGTCGTCTTCGCCCGCGCCGAACGCGACGAGGATCCTTCAAAGATCGTCGCCGACAGCCGGCTGTTCGACGCCGCCGAGGGCCGCGCCGGGATTAGGCTTCAGGCGGCGCTTTGCGCGCTCGAGCTGCTAGAGCCATAG
- a CDS encoding bifunctional 2-C-methyl-D-erythritol 4-phosphate cytidylyltransferase/2-C-methyl-D-erythritol 2,4-cyclodiphosphate synthase — translation MSKVTALIVAAGRGSRLGGDTPKQFRALGGKPTVRRAVEPFLAHPRVGAVRVVVGPDQQVQAAAALTGLGVGDLILGGSERADSVRAGLAAIGSGVVLIHDAARPFCPPEVIDRLLAALAGADGAVPVLPVADTLAKGDRELRGTVNRTNLLRVQTPQAFHVEDLIYAMDEAGRSAATDESTVLQNAGLRVATVAGDEMLHKLTDTRDWERAEMMLASQLSVRTGMGFDVHAFEGPGPLVMGGVEIAHAHGLAGHSDADVVLHALTDALLGAAALGDIGQHFPPSDPQWKGASSDRFLRHAVDLIEGRGGRIDHLDCTIICEAPKVGPHRSAIQARVAEIAGVRPERVSIKATTTERLGFTGRGEGIAAQAVATIRLPEEA, via the coding sequence GTGAGCAAGGTCACCGCCCTCATCGTCGCCGCCGGCAGGGGCAGCCGCTTGGGCGGCGACACCCCGAAGCAGTTTCGCGCGCTCGGCGGCAAGCCAACGGTACGCCGCGCGGTCGAGCCCTTCCTCGCCCATCCCAGGGTCGGTGCGGTGCGGGTGGTGGTCGGCCCCGACCAGCAGGTCCAAGCCGCCGCCGCGCTCACCGGTCTCGGCGTGGGAGACCTCATCCTTGGCGGCAGCGAACGCGCCGACAGCGTCCGCGCCGGCCTCGCCGCGATTGGAAGCGGGGTCGTTCTCATCCACGACGCCGCCCGCCCCTTCTGCCCTCCCGAAGTGATCGACCGACTGCTCGCGGCGCTGGCGGGTGCCGATGGCGCGGTGCCGGTGCTGCCCGTCGCCGACACGCTAGCCAAGGGCGACCGCGAGTTGCGCGGCACGGTCAACCGGACGAACCTGCTTCGCGTCCAGACGCCGCAGGCCTTCCACGTCGAGGATTTGATTTACGCGATGGACGAGGCCGGCAGAAGCGCGGCGACCGACGAAAGCACCGTTCTGCAGAATGCCGGTCTACGCGTCGCGACCGTTGCCGGCGATGAGATGCTGCATAAGCTGACGGATACAAGGGATTGGGAACGTGCGGAAATGATGCTGGCCTCGCAACTTTCAGTCCGCACCGGCATGGGCTTTGATGTCCATGCGTTCGAGGGGCCAGGTCCGCTGGTCATGGGCGGGGTCGAGATCGCCCATGCGCACGGGCTGGCCGGGCATAGCGATGCCGACGTCGTGCTCCATGCCCTGACCGACGCGCTGCTCGGCGCAGCCGCGCTGGGCGACATCGGCCAGCATTTCCCCCCGTCCGACCCGCAGTGGAAAGGCGCGTCGTCGGACCGCTTCCTCCGACATGCCGTCGACCTGATCGAGGGGCGCGGCGGACGGATCGACCATCTCGACTGCACGATCATTTGCGAAGCCCCCAAGGTTGGCCCGCATCGCTCAGCCATCCAGGCCCGGGTGGCCGAAATCGCTGGCGTTCGCCCCGAGCGGGTGAGCATAAAGGCGACCACCACCGAGCGGCTGGGTTTTACCGGACGCGGTGAAGGCATCGCCGCGCAGGCGGTCGCCACTATCCGCCTGCCCGAGGAGGCCTGA
- the dusB gene encoding tRNA dihydrouridine synthase DusB has translation MDSFKPISIGPVRIDAPVILAPMTGVTDLPFRKAVKRYGAGLTVSEMIASQAAIRETRQSLQKALWDPSEEPVSLQLAGCSPREMAEAAKLNEQRGAAIIDINMGCPVKKVVNGDAGSALMRDLPLAASIIEATVKAVSVPVTVKMRMGWCHDSLNAPELARIAEDLGAKLITVHGRTRNQMYKGSADWRFVRSVKQAVSLPVIVNGDICSVADAREALAQSGADGVMVGRGAYGRPWLLGQVMADLAGGTRPDPSMDEQLALILEQYDAMQSLYGGQTGVNLARKHIGWYTKGLTGSAEFRNRVNTQDDPAVVVAMLREFYAPWLSRAAA, from the coding sequence ATGGACAGCTTCAAGCCTATCTCGATCGGCCCGGTCCGGATCGACGCGCCCGTCATCCTCGCGCCGATGACCGGGGTCACTGACCTGCCGTTCCGCAAGGCGGTCAAGCGCTACGGCGCGGGGCTGACGGTCAGCGAGATGATCGCCAGCCAGGCGGCGATCCGCGAGACCCGGCAGAGTCTACAGAAGGCGCTGTGGGATCCGTCGGAAGAACCGGTCAGCCTCCAACTGGCCGGCTGCAGCCCGCGGGAGATGGCCGAGGCCGCAAAGCTCAACGAGCAGCGCGGCGCAGCGATCATCGACATCAACATGGGTTGCCCGGTCAAGAAAGTCGTCAACGGCGATGCCGGCTCGGCGCTGATGCGCGACTTGCCGCTTGCCGCCAGCATCATCGAAGCGACTGTGAAGGCGGTGTCGGTACCGGTGACGGTCAAGATGCGCATGGGCTGGTGCCACGACAGCTTAAACGCGCCCGAGCTGGCGCGCATCGCCGAGGATCTCGGCGCCAAGCTGATCACGGTCCACGGCCGCACCCGCAACCAGATGTACAAGGGCTCGGCCGACTGGCGCTTCGTCCGCTCGGTCAAGCAAGCGGTCAGCCTGCCGGTGATCGTCAATGGCGACATTTGCTCGGTTGCCGATGCGCGCGAGGCGCTCGCTCAGTCGGGCGCCGACGGGGTGATGGTCGGGCGCGGCGCCTACGGCCGCCCCTGGCTGCTCGGCCAGGTGATGGCGGATCTCGCCGGCGGCACCCGGCCCGATCCCTCGATGGACGAGCAACTCGCGCTCATTCTCGAGCAATATGACGCCATGCAGTCGCTCTATGGCGGGCAGACGGGGGTCAATCTCGCCCGCAAGCACATCGGCTGGTACACCAAGGGGCTGACCGGCTCGGCCGAGTTCCGCAATCGCGTCAACACACAGGACGATCCGGCGGTAGTCGTCGCCATGCTGCGCGAATTTTACGCACCCTGGCTCAGCCGCGCGGCGGCCTGA
- a CDS encoding sensor histidine kinase NtrY-like produces MDARTSANNRNQPPSLRRWLAKERANGRFYRVAELVAALVLVSMLALSFTLLRGGNQENTLSPEVAALLLVANLIPAIVLMVLFSRRVALRRAEAGGLGTGLLHTRLVALFSVIAATPTVLVAIFASVLFQSGMEFWFSDRARTVLQQAERTASIYDNEHRNRLRDDLAAMGLDMVRAINQFGASSENYKTVFIYQIAARQLRESAILTAVGNQWNTQAVINYDDRPIQQRFSPAEVKNLKAGQVAIKIATPDRVEGMIRLDPDLPVYLYGAREINAAAVQALGEARSAASGYKATLERARSLQLRFNAALLLGSLVIVGLSILGALKLADRLVRPVGALVDAAGRVEEGDFSTRVPIQKSDDEIGVLAAAFNRMTGRLEEQTETLKTANTQLDTRRAFIEAVLGSVTAGVIALDQQRNVLLLNRSAGTLLEHGGEAAEGKGLSHLSSELDEFLNGEQREADVLVRSDHGQRTLAVKRVRYSDGTVLTFDDITDQLADQRRAAWSDIARRIAHEIKNPLTPIQLAAERLQRRYGKEVQTEPETFGRLTETIIRQVGDLRRMVDEFSNFARMPKPVFREENVHDVARTALFLHEVAHPGVSFALEPPAGDIRMICDRRQLSQALTNVVKNAVEAIEARRIRGEHSLAGDRVKLTICDSEAQLVIDVTDTGIGLPEDRERLTEPYMTTRVRGTGLGLAIVKKIVEEHGGEIAFLDRAGGGTHVRIAFDKQKLKLLAEAAEAAEAAEPGTIANEES; encoded by the coding sequence ATGGACGCTCGGACCAGCGCGAATAACAGGAATCAGCCGCCGAGCCTGCGCCGGTGGCTGGCCAAGGAGCGCGCCAACGGCCGCTTCTATCGCGTCGCCGAGCTGGTGGCAGCGCTGGTGCTGGTGAGCATGCTGGCGCTCAGCTTCACCCTGCTGCGCGGGGGTAATCAGGAAAATACCCTCTCGCCTGAAGTCGCGGCGCTGCTGCTCGTCGCCAACCTCATTCCGGCGATCGTCCTGATGGTCCTGTTCAGCCGCCGCGTGGCGCTGCGGCGGGCGGAAGCGGGCGGACTGGGGACGGGGCTGCTCCACACGCGCCTGGTGGCACTTTTCTCGGTCATCGCCGCGACCCCGACCGTGCTGGTCGCGATCTTCGCCTCAGTGCTGTTCCAGTCGGGGATGGAATTCTGGTTCTCCGACCGAGCGCGGACAGTGCTCCAGCAGGCCGAGCGCACCGCGTCGATCTATGACAACGAGCACCGCAATCGTCTCCGCGACGACCTGGCGGCGATGGGCCTCGACATGGTCCGCGCGATCAACCAGTTCGGCGCCAGCAGCGAGAACTACAAGACGGTCTTCATCTATCAGATCGCGGCCCGCCAGTTGCGGGAATCGGCGATCCTTACCGCCGTCGGCAACCAGTGGAACACCCAGGCGGTCATCAATTACGACGACCGCCCCATCCAGCAGCGTTTCTCGCCGGCCGAGGTGAAGAACCTCAAGGCCGGGCAGGTCGCGATCAAGATCGCGACGCCCGACCGGGTCGAGGGGATGATCCGGCTCGATCCCGATCTTCCAGTCTATCTTTACGGCGCGCGCGAGATCAACGCAGCGGCGGTCCAAGCCTTGGGCGAAGCGCGCTCGGCGGCGAGCGGCTACAAGGCGACGCTTGAACGGGCGCGCAGCCTGCAGTTGCGATTCAATGCCGCGCTTCTGCTGGGATCGCTGGTGATTGTCGGCCTGTCGATCCTCGGCGCGCTCAAGCTGGCCGACCGATTGGTTCGGCCGGTGGGCGCGCTGGTCGATGCCGCCGGGCGAGTGGAAGAGGGCGATTTTTCGACCCGGGTGCCGATCCAAAAGAGTGATGATGAGATCGGCGTGCTTGCCGCGGCCTTCAACCGGATGACCGGGCGGCTCGAGGAGCAAACCGAGACGCTCAAGACAGCCAACACCCAGCTCGACACCCGCCGTGCCTTCATCGAGGCGGTGCTGGGCAGCGTCACCGCCGGTGTGATCGCGCTCGACCAGCAGCGCAACGTGCTGCTGCTCAACCGCTCCGCCGGCACCTTGCTCGAGCATGGCGGAGAGGCCGCCGAGGGGAAGGGATTGTCACACCTGTCGAGCGAGCTCGACGAGTTCCTCAATGGCGAGCAGCGCGAAGCCGACGTTCTGGTCCGCTCCGACCACGGCCAGCGGACGCTGGCGGTAAAGCGGGTACGTTACTCGGACGGCACCGTCCTGACCTTCGACGATATCACCGACCAGCTGGCCGACCAACGCCGCGCAGCCTGGTCGGACATCGCCCGTCGCATTGCGCATGAGATCAAGAATCCGCTGACGCCAATTCAGCTTGCCGCCGAGCGGCTCCAGCGGCGCTACGGCAAGGAAGTTCAGACCGAGCCCGAGACTTTCGGGCGGCTGACCGAGACGATCATTCGCCAGGTCGGCGACCTTCGCCGGATGGTCGACGAATTCAGCAACTTCGCGCGGATGCCCAAGCCGGTATTCCGCGAAGAGAACGTCCACGACGTCGCGCGCACCGCGCTGTTCCTGCACGAAGTCGCCCACCCTGGCGTCAGCTTCGCGCTCGAGCCGCCGGCGGGCGACATCCGCATGATTTGCGACCGCCGGCAGCTCAGCCAGGCGCTGACCAACGTGGTCAAGAATGCGGTCGAAGCGATCGAGGCGCGCCGCATCCGCGGTGAACACAGCCTTGCCGGCGACCGCGTCAAGCTGACGATCTGCGACAGCGAGGCTCAGCTCGTCATTGACGTGACCGACACCGGCATCGGCCTGCCCGAGGACCGCGAGCGTTTGACCGAACCCTATATGACGACGCGCGTCCGCGGCACCGGCCTCGGGCTCGCCATCGTCAAGAAAATCGTCGAGGAGCATGGCGGCGAGATCGCCTTCCTCGACCGTGCCGGCGGCGGTACCCACGTCCGCATCGCCTTCGATAAGCAAAAGCTGAAGCTGCTCGCCGAAGCCGCGGAAGCCGCCGAGGCCGCCGAACCCGGCACCATCGCCAACGAGGAGAGCTGA
- a CDS encoding sigma-54-dependent transcriptional regulator gives MALEVLVVDDEADIRELVAGVLEDEGYAVRSAANSTEALDLIEERRPSLALLDVWLQGSRLDGLQLLEEIKRRDPSLPVLMISGHGNLDTAVAAIREGAIDFIEKPFEANRLLHLVGRATETDRLRKEVATLRERAGHDEQLNGASVAINTVRATLKRVAPTGSRVMITGPAGVGKEIAARTIHIWSTRAGAPFIVVSAAMMEPERMEEELFGSEHDGIARPGLLEQAHGGTLFLDEIADMPITTQGKVLRVLTDQSFTRIGGSRPVKVDVRVLSSTARNLQEEIANSRFREDLFYRLNVVPVRIPPLRERREDIAEIANHFLARFASERRVAVPSLSEEALAALQAHDWPGNVRQLRNIIERTVILAPTERLGRIDVDMLPAEVLDTGGAGGLNNTTLSIMGSPLREARESFEREYLRVQIRRFSGNISRTASFIGMERSALHRKLKALGLGDKNQPSEE, from the coding sequence ATGGCGCTCGAAGTATTGGTCGTCGACGACGAGGCAGACATCCGCGAACTGGTGGCCGGCGTGCTGGAGGACGAAGGCTATGCCGTGCGTTCGGCCGCCAACAGCACCGAAGCGCTCGACCTCATCGAGGAGCGGCGGCCCAGCTTGGCGCTGCTCGACGTCTGGCTGCAGGGTTCGCGGCTCGACGGGCTGCAGTTGCTCGAAGAGATCAAGCGCCGCGATCCCAGCCTGCCGGTGCTGATGATCTCGGGCCACGGTAATCTCGACACGGCGGTGGCCGCGATCCGCGAGGGCGCGATCGACTTCATCGAGAAGCCGTTCGAGGCCAATCGCCTGCTCCACCTCGTCGGCCGCGCGACCGAGACCGACCGGTTGCGGAAGGAAGTGGCCACCCTGCGCGAGCGTGCCGGCCATGATGAGCAACTCAACGGCGCGTCGGTCGCGATTAACACCGTCCGCGCGACCCTGAAGCGCGTTGCCCCGACCGGAAGCCGGGTGATGATCACCGGCCCCGCCGGGGTCGGTAAAGAAATCGCCGCGCGGACCATCCACATCTGGAGCACCCGCGCCGGAGCTCCCTTCATCGTCGTTTCGGCAGCGATGATGGAGCCCGAGCGGATGGAAGAGGAATTGTTCGGCAGCGAGCATGACGGGATCGCCCGCCCGGGCCTGCTCGAGCAGGCGCACGGCGGCACTTTGTTCCTCGACGAAATCGCCGACATGCCGATCACCACCCAGGGCAAGGTCCTCCGGGTGCTAACCGACCAGAGCTTCACCCGCATCGGCGGCTCGCGCCCGGTCAAGGTCGACGTCCGGGTGCTCTCGTCAACTGCGCGCAATCTTCAGGAAGAGATTGCCAATAGCCGCTTCCGCGAGGATCTCTTCTACCGCCTCAACGTCGTGCCGGTACGCATTCCGCCGCTGCGCGAGCGGCGCGAGGATATCGCCGAGATTGCCAACCACTTCCTCGCTCGTTTCGCCAGCGAGCGGCGGGTCGCGGTGCCGAGCCTGTCCGAAGAGGCGCTGGCAGCGCTGCAGGCGCATGACTGGCCAGGTAACGTCCGCCAGTTGCGCAATATCATCGAGCGGACCGTGATCCTTGCGCCGACCGAGCGGCTAGGGCGAATCGACGTCGACATGCTGCCAGCCGAAGTGCTCGACACCGGCGGCGCTGGCGGGCTCAACAACACCACCCTGTCGATCATGGGCTCACCGCTCCGCGAGGCCCGAGAGAGCTTCGAGCGCGAATATCTCCGGGTTCAGATCCGCCGCTTCTCGGGCAACATCTCGCGGACCGCTTCGTTCATCGGAATGGAGCGTTCGGCGCTTCACCGGAAGCTCAAGGCTCTTGGGCTGGGCGACAAGAACCAGCCTAGCGAGGAATAG
- the hfq gene encoding RNA chaperone Hfq has translation MADKPLSLQDHFLNSLRRSKTPVTIFLVKGVKLQGVITWFDAFSLLLRRDGVSQLIYKHAMSTILPAETPDDIDLDLFQGAQNAGKATLQDRFLAAAIRAGETMTVFLINGVMLQGEVLAFNRFSMLLGRGGQVQLVYKHAVSTIQPHKSLSLGDADEDGAAK, from the coding sequence TTGGCCGATAAGCCGCTCAGTTTACAGGACCATTTCCTCAACAGCCTGCGCCGCTCCAAGACCCCGGTGACCATTTTTTTGGTCAAAGGGGTGAAGCTGCAGGGCGTTATCACCTGGTTCGATGCGTTTTCGCTGCTGCTTCGCCGCGACGGGGTGAGCCAGCTCATCTACAAGCATGCGATGTCGACCATCCTGCCGGCGGAGACCCCGGACGACATCGACCTCGACCTGTTCCAGGGCGCGCAGAACGCCGGCAAGGCAACGCTGCAGGATCGCTTCCTCGCCGCCGCCATCCGTGCCGGCGAGACGATGACGGTGTTTTTGATCAACGGCGTGATGCTGCAGGGCGAGGTCCTGGCCTTCAACCGCTTCTCGATGCTGCTCGGTCGCGGCGGGCAGGTGCAACTCGTCTACAAGCATGCGGTCTCGACCATCCAGCCGCATAAGTCGCTGTCGCTCGGCGATGCCGACGAGGATGGAGCCGCCAAGTGA
- the hflX gene encoding GTPase HflX, with protein sequence MSEFSLAREEGIGRGERALVVLPDRHEGVSASARSVDAKLDEAQGLAAAIGIDVVGRRAFRIRQPRPATLFGKGQVEKIGALVEEHAAKLLVVDAALSPVQQKQLEDQTKAKVIDRTGLILEIFGERAATAEGRLQVELAHLDYQAGRLVRSWTHLERQRGGFGFLGGPGETQIEADRRLIRDRMAKIRRELEQVRRTRGLHRDRRQRAPWPVVALVGYTNAGKSTLFNRLTRAEVFAEDLLFATLDPTMREIRLPGFDKAILSDTVGFVSNLPTELIAAFRATLEEVNSADVILHVRDIVHPDSDAQKADVEAVLVSLGLEEGQGPPRLEVWNKVDLLEPADREAVKAEAARRDDVVPISAVTGDGVETLREQVGKLLGKGNVLHQLKLPAGEGGRLAWLHSHGEVLDQRLDGETIRLAVRLSPENWTRFQSL encoded by the coding sequence GTGAGCGAGTTCAGTCTCGCGCGCGAAGAAGGCATCGGTCGCGGCGAACGCGCGCTGGTGGTTCTGCCCGACCGCCACGAGGGTGTGTCGGCCAGCGCTAGGTCGGTCGACGCCAAGCTCGACGAGGCGCAGGGCCTTGCCGCAGCCATCGGCATCGACGTGGTCGGGCGACGCGCGTTCCGCATCCGCCAGCCGCGCCCCGCCACCTTGTTCGGCAAGGGTCAGGTCGAGAAAATCGGCGCGCTGGTCGAGGAGCATGCTGCGAAGCTGCTGGTGGTCGACGCCGCGCTGTCACCGGTCCAGCAGAAGCAACTCGAAGACCAGACCAAGGCCAAGGTCATCGACCGCACCGGCCTCATTCTCGAAATCTTCGGCGAGCGTGCCGCGACCGCCGAGGGTCGGCTGCAGGTCGAGCTCGCCCACCTCGATTATCAGGCGGGCCGGCTGGTCCGCAGCTGGACCCACCTCGAGCGCCAGCGCGGCGGCTTCGGCTTCCTCGGCGGCCCGGGCGAAACCCAGATCGAGGCCGACCGCCGGCTGATCCGCGACCGGATGGCCAAGATCCGCCGGGAGCTCGAGCAGGTCCGCCGCACGCGCGGTCTTCATCGCGACCGCCGCCAGCGCGCACCTTGGCCGGTGGTCGCGCTGGTCGGCTACACCAATGCCGGCAAATCGACGCTGTTCAACCGCCTGACTCGCGCCGAGGTGTTTGCCGAGGATTTGCTGTTCGCGACCCTTGACCCGACCATGCGCGAGATCCGGCTGCCAGGTTTCGATAAGGCGATCCTGTCGGATACGGTCGGCTTCGTCTCGAACCTGCCGACCGAGCTCATTGCCGCCTTTCGCGCGACGCTCGAGGAAGTGAACTCGGCCGACGTCATCCTCCACGTGCGCGACATCGTCCACCCCGACAGCGACGCGCAAAAGGCGGACGTCGAGGCCGTGCTCGTCTCGCTCGGACTTGAGGAAGGGCAGGGGCCACCGCGGCTCGAGGTGTGGAATAAGGTCGACTTGCTAGAACCGGCTGACCGCGAGGCGGTGAAAGCGGAGGCGGCACGGCGCGATGATGTCGTGCCGATCTCGGCGGTCACCGGCGACGGTGTCGAAACTCTTCGCGAGCAAGTCGGGAAGCTGCTTGGGAAAGGTAACGTCCTCCACCAGCTCAAATTGCCCGCGGGCGAGGGCGGGCGGCTGGCCTGGCTGCACAGCCATGGCGAGGTGCTCGACCAGCGGCTGGACGGCGAGACGATCCGTCTAGCGGTGCGGCTCAGTCCGGAAAACTGGACTCGCTTTCAGTCGCTTTGA
- the mazG gene encoding nucleoside triphosphate pyrophosphohydrolase has protein sequence MTNEPVQPDASAALQRLVDIMARLRDPVHGCEWDSVQTFATIAPYTIEEAYEVADAIERGDIDDLKGELGDLALQVIFHAQMAVEAGHFTLAEVLDGISDKLERRHPHIFGDATHGGHHLWEQIKAEERAGSTDQSALGGVALALPALERAAKLQKRAARTGFDWPDSEGPRVKVIEELDELAEAAEDQREEELGDLLFAVVNLARKLNIEPELALRKANSKFERRFRAIETAPDFANLDLDAKESLWRAVKATESESSFPD, from the coding sequence ATGACGAACGAACCTGTACAACCTGACGCGTCGGCCGCGCTGCAGCGACTTGTCGATATCATGGCGCGGCTGCGCGATCCGGTGCACGGGTGCGAATGGGACAGCGTCCAGACCTTCGCCACCATTGCGCCCTACACGATCGAGGAAGCCTATGAGGTCGCTGATGCGATCGAGCGCGGCGACATCGACGACCTCAAGGGCGAACTCGGCGACCTTGCGCTGCAGGTGATCTTTCACGCGCAGATGGCAGTCGAGGCCGGGCATTTCACCTTGGCGGAAGTACTGGACGGGATCTCCGACAAGCTCGAGCGGCGCCATCCGCACATCTTCGGCGACGCCACGCACGGCGGTCATCACCTGTGGGAGCAGATCAAGGCCGAAGAACGCGCCGGTTCGACCGACCAGAGCGCCCTGGGCGGCGTGGCATTGGCGCTGCCGGCGCTCGAACGCGCGGCTAAATTGCAGAAGCGTGCCGCGCGGACCGGGTTCGACTGGCCCGATAGCGAAGGCCCGCGCGTCAAGGTGATCGAGGAACTCGACGAACTCGCCGAGGCGGCCGAAGATCAGCGCGAAGAAGAGCTTGGTGATCTCCTCTTTGCGGTCGTTAACCTGGCACGAAAACTCAATATCGAACCCGAACTGGCTCTTCGCAAAGCGAATTCCAAGTTTGAAAGACGCTTTCGTGCGATCGAGACGGCGCCGGACTTCGCCAACCTTGATCTCGACGCCAAGGAAAGCTTGTGGCGCGCGGTCAAAGCGACTGAAAGCGAGTCCAGTTTTCCGGACTGA